A section of the Virgibacillus sp. NKC19-3 genome encodes:
- a CDS encoding deoxyribonuclease IV, translating to MLKIGSHVSMNGKKMLLGSSEQAASYGANTFMIYTGAPQNTRRKPIEELNIEEGTEHMEKNKISDIVVHAPYIINIGNTVKPETFDLGVNFLRNEIDRTAAIGAKQIVLHPGSHVGAGSEEGIKKIIEGLNEVLETDKDVQIALETMAGKGSEIGRTFDELAKIMDGVTENNKLSVCLDTCHIHDGGYDVVHDFDGVLNHFDKVIGLDRLKVVHVNDSKNDRGAHKDRHENIGFGYIGFDALEYVIKHPQLQDLPKILETPYVGEDKKNKKAPYKFEINMIKEGTFDRELKNKIVNS from the coding sequence TTGCTTAAAATTGGATCACATGTATCGATGAACGGAAAGAAAATGCTTCTTGGTTCAAGTGAACAAGCAGCCTCTTATGGTGCTAATACGTTCATGATCTATACGGGAGCGCCTCAAAATACAAGACGGAAACCGATAGAAGAGTTAAATATTGAAGAAGGTACGGAGCATATGGAAAAAAATAAGATCTCTGATATTGTCGTTCATGCTCCGTACATCATTAATATAGGTAATACCGTTAAACCGGAAACGTTTGATTTAGGCGTTAATTTTTTACGTAATGAAATTGATCGAACAGCTGCCATAGGCGCAAAACAAATTGTGCTTCATCCTGGTTCACATGTTGGAGCAGGATCTGAAGAAGGGATTAAGAAAATTATCGAAGGATTAAACGAAGTCCTGGAGACAGATAAAGATGTGCAAATAGCACTTGAGACAATGGCAGGTAAAGGTTCAGAAATAGGAAGAACATTTGATGAACTGGCGAAAATCATGGATGGTGTAACAGAAAATAATAAATTATCCGTATGTTTGGATACATGTCATATCCATGATGGAGGGTATGACGTTGTCCATGATTTTGATGGGGTACTGAACCACTTCGATAAGGTTATTGGCTTAGATCGTCTAAAAGTTGTACATGTGAACGACAGTAAGAATGACCGGGGAGCTCATAAAGATCGTCATGAAAATATTGGTTTTGGCTATATTGGCTTTGATGCACTGGAATATGTTATTAAACATCCACAGTTACAAGATTTACCAAAAATATTGGAAACGCCGTATGTGGGTGAGGATAAAAAGAACAAAAAAGCCCCATATAAATTTGAAATCAATATGATAAAAGAAGGGACTTTTGATCGCGAATTAAAAAATAAAATTGTTAATAGTTGA
- a CDS encoding DEAD/DEAH box helicase yields the protein MENENNHFSNFSFHPVLYNVVEKLGFSRPTQIQQQVIPAVLKGKSVIGKSHTGTGKTHAYLLPLLNQINESKRQVQFVIVAPTRELATQIYDEVKKTIHYADKNGIWVAKLLVGGTDKQKAMEKLKEPPHIIVGTPGRMLDLVKENAVSIYSATSFVIDEADLMLDLGFINDVDQLLIRSRADIQILAFSATIPQRLQQFFDKYLEDPLHVNVNSHLSPETMEHYLIDVKHRDTADSIMEISKTIQPYLAIIFTNGKEMADNLAGSLQQKGLDAGIIHGGLAPRERKRMLKEIQNLRYQYIVATDLAARGIDIKGVSHIINAQLPKEEDFYIHRVGRTARAGMSGTAISLYQETDIKLIKRLEQNGIHFHYADVKGGEWQEAKSWNERQLRNKTTTNIDKEAWKYVPKRKKVKPGYKKKMKQQQDTIKRQLKNKYKK from the coding sequence ATGGAAAACGAAAACAATCATTTCAGCAACTTTTCTTTTCATCCCGTGTTGTATAATGTTGTCGAGAAGCTGGGGTTTTCACGTCCTACTCAAATACAGCAACAAGTTATTCCGGCCGTTTTAAAAGGAAAAAGTGTAATCGGAAAGTCTCATACTGGTACTGGAAAAACACACGCCTATTTGCTGCCATTATTAAATCAGATTAATGAGAGTAAACGGCAGGTGCAGTTTGTTATAGTTGCTCCCACAAGAGAACTTGCAACGCAAATTTATGACGAAGTGAAAAAAACAATTCATTATGCGGATAAAAACGGCATATGGGTTGCGAAACTTCTAGTAGGTGGCACAGATAAACAAAAGGCAATGGAAAAGCTGAAAGAGCCACCACATATTATTGTCGGTACACCTGGTAGAATGTTGGATTTAGTGAAAGAAAATGCTGTTTCCATTTACTCTGCTACCTCATTTGTAATTGATGAAGCAGATTTAATGCTAGATCTTGGCTTTATTAATGATGTAGATCAATTATTGATTCGTTCACGAGCAGACATTCAAATACTTGCCTTTTCTGCGACGATACCACAGCGATTACAACAATTTTTTGACAAATACCTGGAAGATCCATTACATGTTAATGTAAATAGTCATCTTTCACCAGAGACGATGGAACATTATTTAATTGATGTAAAGCATCGGGACACGGCTGATAGTATTATGGAAATTTCCAAAACGATTCAACCCTATTTAGCAATCATTTTTACCAACGGGAAAGAAATGGCTGATAATTTAGCTGGTTCTTTGCAACAAAAAGGATTGGACGCTGGCATTATCCATGGAGGGCTCGCTCCTCGTGAGCGCAAACGGATGCTCAAAGAAATTCAAAATCTCCGGTATCAATATATTGTTGCAACAGACTTAGCTGCAAGAGGGATTGATATTAAGGGAGTTAGTCATATCATTAATGCTCAGCTCCCGAAGGAGGAAGACTTTTATATTCACCGCGTAGGCAGAACAGCAAGAGCAGGGATGAGTGGGACAGCGATAAGCCTTTACCAGGAAACGGATATTAAACTCATCAAGAGGTTGGAACAAAATGGAATTCATTTTCATTATGCCGACGTTAAAGGAGGAGAGTGGCAGGAAGCAAAATCTTGGAACGAGCGTCAATTACGAAATAAAACGACAACAAATATAGATAAAGAAGCATGGAAATATGTCCCTAAAAGAAAAAAAGTAAAACCAGGCTATAAGAAAAAAATGAAACAGCAACAGGACACTATTAAAAGACAATTAAAGAATAAGTATAAGAAATAG
- a CDS encoding NfeD family protein yields the protein MDIFSLTWIGLVITGLGTLFLIGEVLVNMRGIFALLGIGFITVYFGAYVETGSFTIMFIIYFVGLLLIIIDGKVVNDGTLATIGLATMLASVGLAAPDFTSGLYAVIGVLLGGGASFFFLKVFKRREMWTKITLKDQLTKEAGYNSMNMEYEALVNEEGITLNDLRPTGTIRINEKDYSAVSNGQWVSKGTPVRVVQVDGTKILVEKINI from the coding sequence TTGGATATATTTTCTTTAACATGGATAGGCCTTGTTATTACTGGACTTGGTACATTATTTTTAATTGGTGAAGTTTTGGTTAATATGCGTGGGATATTTGCATTATTAGGTATCGGATTTATTACAGTATATTTTGGAGCGTATGTAGAAACAGGCTCTTTTACCATCATGTTTATTATTTACTTTGTTGGATTATTACTTATTATCATTGACGGAAAAGTAGTTAACGATGGAACCCTTGCTACCATCGGTTTGGCTACAATGTTAGCTTCCGTTGGCTTAGCGGCACCGGATTTTACTTCAGGACTGTATGCAGTTATAGGTGTCCTGTTGGGGGGAGGCGCTTCTTTCTTTTTCTTGAAAGTGTTCAAACGAAGAGAAATGTGGACAAAGATCACGCTGAAAGATCAATTAACAAAAGAGGCCGGTTATAATTCCATGAACATGGAATATGAAGCATTGGTTAATGAAGAAGGGATTACTTTAAATGACTTGAGACCGACCGGGACCATAAGGATTAATGAAAAAGATTATAGTGCAGTGTCAAATGGACAATGGGTTTCTAAGGGGACTCCAGTTCGGGTTGTACAGGTAGATGGAACGAAAATACTTGTTGAAAAAATAAACATATAA
- a CDS encoding DUF2624 domain-containing protein, with translation MSIFIKELVRQKLKQLSPEDLLQYGKQYGFSLNLSEAQEITAYLKTASIDPFRTADREKMFKELARITNVDTAKKARLLFNELIKSYGVDYLFTE, from the coding sequence ATGTCCATTTTTATTAAAGAATTGGTAAGACAAAAATTAAAACAGCTTTCACCTGAAGATTTACTTCAATACGGCAAGCAATATGGATTTTCACTAAATCTTTCAGAAGCCCAGGAAATAACAGCATATTTAAAAACAGCTTCGATTGATCCATTTCGCACAGCAGATCGGGAGAAGATGTTTAAAGAGCTTGCTCGCATAACGAATGTAGATACTGCAAAAAAAGCACGTCTCTTATTTAATGAATTAATTAAATCATATGGCGTGGATTATTTATTTACAGAATAA